One window of the Camarhynchus parvulus chromosome 2, STF_HiC, whole genome shotgun sequence genome contains the following:
- the ACBD5 gene encoding acyl-CoA-binding domain-containing protein 5 isoform X4: MAETGSLHATRFEAAVKVIQSLPKNGSFQPTNEMMLKFYSFYKQATQGPCNIPRPGFWDPIGRYKWDAWSALGNMSKEEAMIAYVDEMKKILESMPMTDKVEELLQVIGPFYEIVEDKKNRGSDLTSDLSNVMNSTPTIKAVNGKAESSDSGAESEEEGLHEEEEKEVQINGKDYKNVKPESAAAKDLEGIVSNGCYKDSFIPDMQNGIQTKSALNGLSPEEETNKMEPSLEIAQNAAHQGASEENTEEISAAQHLTSDSDSEIYCDSMEQLGLEEPLEIITSAKGSLKHSSHFLDVDHSPLLENMDLPRHTCMTYGNLQPGNTGEGVVEEQGEVKCGGEDGKAGNGGPHKEKKSGEKADFYSVRRGRGLRLQPLGDGSQGGQMGSGGDGERWGSDRGPQGSLNEQIAVVLMRLQEDMQNVLQRLHMLEAVAASQAKSATLQSNYQPASSVKKPSWWPFEISPGVLAFAIVWPFIAQWLVHVYHQRKRR; encoded by the exons ATGGCCGAGACTGGCTCTCTGCACGCCACCAGGTTCGAGGCGGCCGTGAAGGTGATCCAGAGCCTGCCCAAAAATG GTTCATTCCAGCCAACGAATGAAATGATGCTCAAGTTCTATAGCTTTTATAAGCAAGCAACCCAAGGACCTTGTAACATTCCTCGacctggattttgggatccaATTGGTAGATACAAATG GGATGCTTGGAGTGCCTTGGGAAACATGTCCAAAGAAGAAGCCATGATAGCCTATGTTGATGAAATGAAAAAG ATTCTTGAGAGTATGCCAATGACGGACAAAGTTGAAGAGTTACTCCAAGTAATAGGCCCATTCTATGAAATAGTAGAAGATAAAAAGAACAGAGGATCTGACCTAACATCAG aCCTTAGTAATGTTATGAATTCCACTCCAACTATAAAAGCTGTaaatggaaaagctgaaagCAGCGATAGTGGAGCAGAATCAGAAGAAGAAGGGCTtcatgaagaggaagaaaaagaagtgcaGATAAATGGAAAAG attATAAGAATGTGAAACCTGAATCAGCAGCTGCTAAGGATTTGGAAGGCATTGTTAGTAATGGATGTTACAAGGACAGCTTTATCCCAGATATGCAGAATGGCATCCAGACCAAATCTGCTTTGAATGGCTTGAGCCcagaggaagaaacaaataaaatggaGCCAAGCCTAGAAATAGCTCAGAACGCTGCTCACCAAG GTGCAAGTGAAGAGAATACTGAAGAGatctcagcagctcagcacttAACCAGTGATTCAGACAGTGAAATTTATTGTGACTCTATGGAGCAGCTTGGACTAGAAGAG CCCTTGGAGATCATCACATCAGCTAAAGGATCTTTAAAGCATTCATCCCATTTCTTGGATGTAGATCACAGTCCTCTGTTAGAAAATATGGATTTGCCAAGGCACACTTGCATGACTTATGGGAATCTCCAACCTGGAAATACTGGAGAGGGAGTAGTTGAAGAACAAGGTGAAGTCAAATGTGGAGGAGAAGATGGCAAAGCCGGTAATGGGGGTCctcacaaggagaaaaaaagtggagaaaaagcagatttctaCAGTGTCAGAAGAGGGAGAG GGCTCAGACTTCAGCCTTTAGGAGACGGTTCCCAGGGTGGGCAGATGGGCAGTGGCGGGGATGGCGAGCGCTGGGGCTCCGACAGAGgcccccagggcagcctcaATGAGCAGATTGCAGTGGTGCTGATGCGGCTGCAGGAGGACATGCAGAATGTCCTGCAGAGGCTGCATATGCTGGAGGCTGTTGCAGCATCACAG GCAAAATCTGCAACACTACAGTCAAATTACCAGCCTGCCTCCTCTGTCAAg AAACCATCATGGTGGCCCTTTGAAATTTCTCCTGGTGTTCTAGCTTTTGCTATTGTTTGGCCATTTATTGCCCAGTGGTTGGTACATGTGTATCACCAAAGAAAGCGAAGGTAA
- the ACBD5 gene encoding acyl-CoA-binding domain-containing protein 5 isoform X2, whose translation MAETGSLHATRFEAAVKVIQSLPKNGSFQPTNEMMLKFYSFYKQATQGPCNIPRPGFWDPIGRYKWDAWSALGNMSKEEAMIAYVDEMKKILESMPMTDKVEELLQVIGPFYEIVEDKKNRGSDLTSVRMEKVSKYLEDLSNVMNSTPTIKAVNGKAESSDSGAESEEEGLHEEEEKEVQINGKDYKNVKPESAAAKDLEGIVSNGCYKDSFIPDMQNGIQTKSALNGLSPEEETNKMEPSLEIAQNAAHQGASEENTEEISAAQHLTSDSDSEIYCDSMEQLGLEEPLEIITSAKGSLKHSSHFLDVDHSPLLENMDLPRHTCMTYGNLQPGNTGEGVVEEQGEVKCGGEDGKAGNGGPHKEKKSGEKADFYSVRRGRGLRLQPLGDGSQGGQMGSGGDGERWGSDRGPQGSLNEQIAVVLMRLQEDMQNVLQRLHMLEAVAASQAKSATLQSNYQPASSVKKPSWWPFEISPGVLAFAIVWPFIAQWLVHVYHQRKRR comes from the exons ATGGCCGAGACTGGCTCTCTGCACGCCACCAGGTTCGAGGCGGCCGTGAAGGTGATCCAGAGCCTGCCCAAAAATG GTTCATTCCAGCCAACGAATGAAATGATGCTCAAGTTCTATAGCTTTTATAAGCAAGCAACCCAAGGACCTTGTAACATTCCTCGacctggattttgggatccaATTGGTAGATACAAATG GGATGCTTGGAGTGCCTTGGGAAACATGTCCAAAGAAGAAGCCATGATAGCCTATGTTGATGAAATGAAAAAG ATTCTTGAGAGTATGCCAATGACGGACAAAGTTGAAGAGTTACTCCAAGTAATAGGCCCATTCTATGAAATAGTAGAAGATAAAAAGAACAGAGGATCTGACCTAACATCAG TTCGAATGGAGAAAGTCTCTAAGTATTTGGAAG aCCTTAGTAATGTTATGAATTCCACTCCAACTATAAAAGCTGTaaatggaaaagctgaaagCAGCGATAGTGGAGCAGAATCAGAAGAAGAAGGGCTtcatgaagaggaagaaaaagaagtgcaGATAAATGGAAAAG attATAAGAATGTGAAACCTGAATCAGCAGCTGCTAAGGATTTGGAAGGCATTGTTAGTAATGGATGTTACAAGGACAGCTTTATCCCAGATATGCAGAATGGCATCCAGACCAAATCTGCTTTGAATGGCTTGAGCCcagaggaagaaacaaataaaatggaGCCAAGCCTAGAAATAGCTCAGAACGCTGCTCACCAAG GTGCAAGTGAAGAGAATACTGAAGAGatctcagcagctcagcacttAACCAGTGATTCAGACAGTGAAATTTATTGTGACTCTATGGAGCAGCTTGGACTAGAAGAG CCCTTGGAGATCATCACATCAGCTAAAGGATCTTTAAAGCATTCATCCCATTTCTTGGATGTAGATCACAGTCCTCTGTTAGAAAATATGGATTTGCCAAGGCACACTTGCATGACTTATGGGAATCTCCAACCTGGAAATACTGGAGAGGGAGTAGTTGAAGAACAAGGTGAAGTCAAATGTGGAGGAGAAGATGGCAAAGCCGGTAATGGGGGTCctcacaaggagaaaaaaagtggagaaaaagcagatttctaCAGTGTCAGAAGAGGGAGAG GGCTCAGACTTCAGCCTTTAGGAGACGGTTCCCAGGGTGGGCAGATGGGCAGTGGCGGGGATGGCGAGCGCTGGGGCTCCGACAGAGgcccccagggcagcctcaATGAGCAGATTGCAGTGGTGCTGATGCGGCTGCAGGAGGACATGCAGAATGTCCTGCAGAGGCTGCATATGCTGGAGGCTGTTGCAGCATCACAG GCAAAATCTGCAACACTACAGTCAAATTACCAGCCTGCCTCCTCTGTCAAg AAACCATCATGGTGGCCCTTTGAAATTTCTCCTGGTGTTCTAGCTTTTGCTATTGTTTGGCCATTTATTGCCCAGTGGTTGGTACATGTGTATCACCAAAGAAAGCGAAGGTAA
- the ACBD5 gene encoding acyl-CoA-binding domain-containing protein 5 isoform X3, with product MAETGSLHATRFEAAVKVIQSLPKNGSFQPTNEMMLKFYSFYKQATQGPCNIPRPGFWDPIGRYKWDAWSALGNMSKEEAMIAYVDEMKKILESMPMTDKVEELLQVIGPFYEIVEDKKNRGSDLTSDLSNVMNSTPTIKAVNGKAESSDSGAESEEEGLHEEEEKEVQINGKDYKNVKPESAAAKDLEGIVSNGCYKDSFIPDMQNGIQTKSALNGLSPEEETNKMEPSLEIAQNAAHQGASEENTEEISAAQHLTSDSDSEIYCDSMEQLGLEEPLEIITSAKGSLKHSSHFLDVDHSPLLENMDLPRHTCMTYGNLQPGNTGEGVVEEQGEVKCGGEDGKAGNGGPHKEKKSGEKADFYSVRRGRGLRLQPLGDGSQGGQMGSGGDGERWGSDRGPQGSLNEQIAVVLMRLQEDMQNVLQRLHMLEAVAASQAKSATLQSNYQPASSVKKPSWWPFEISPGVLAFAIVWPFIAQWLVHVYHQRKRRKLN from the exons ATGGCCGAGACTGGCTCTCTGCACGCCACCAGGTTCGAGGCGGCCGTGAAGGTGATCCAGAGCCTGCCCAAAAATG GTTCATTCCAGCCAACGAATGAAATGATGCTCAAGTTCTATAGCTTTTATAAGCAAGCAACCCAAGGACCTTGTAACATTCCTCGacctggattttgggatccaATTGGTAGATACAAATG GGATGCTTGGAGTGCCTTGGGAAACATGTCCAAAGAAGAAGCCATGATAGCCTATGTTGATGAAATGAAAAAG ATTCTTGAGAGTATGCCAATGACGGACAAAGTTGAAGAGTTACTCCAAGTAATAGGCCCATTCTATGAAATAGTAGAAGATAAAAAGAACAGAGGATCTGACCTAACATCAG aCCTTAGTAATGTTATGAATTCCACTCCAACTATAAAAGCTGTaaatggaaaagctgaaagCAGCGATAGTGGAGCAGAATCAGAAGAAGAAGGGCTtcatgaagaggaagaaaaagaagtgcaGATAAATGGAAAAG attATAAGAATGTGAAACCTGAATCAGCAGCTGCTAAGGATTTGGAAGGCATTGTTAGTAATGGATGTTACAAGGACAGCTTTATCCCAGATATGCAGAATGGCATCCAGACCAAATCTGCTTTGAATGGCTTGAGCCcagaggaagaaacaaataaaatggaGCCAAGCCTAGAAATAGCTCAGAACGCTGCTCACCAAG GTGCAAGTGAAGAGAATACTGAAGAGatctcagcagctcagcacttAACCAGTGATTCAGACAGTGAAATTTATTGTGACTCTATGGAGCAGCTTGGACTAGAAGAG CCCTTGGAGATCATCACATCAGCTAAAGGATCTTTAAAGCATTCATCCCATTTCTTGGATGTAGATCACAGTCCTCTGTTAGAAAATATGGATTTGCCAAGGCACACTTGCATGACTTATGGGAATCTCCAACCTGGAAATACTGGAGAGGGAGTAGTTGAAGAACAAGGTGAAGTCAAATGTGGAGGAGAAGATGGCAAAGCCGGTAATGGGGGTCctcacaaggagaaaaaaagtggagaaaaagcagatttctaCAGTGTCAGAAGAGGGAGAG GGCTCAGACTTCAGCCTTTAGGAGACGGTTCCCAGGGTGGGCAGATGGGCAGTGGCGGGGATGGCGAGCGCTGGGGCTCCGACAGAGgcccccagggcagcctcaATGAGCAGATTGCAGTGGTGCTGATGCGGCTGCAGGAGGACATGCAGAATGTCCTGCAGAGGCTGCATATGCTGGAGGCTGTTGCAGCATCACAG GCAAAATCTGCAACACTACAGTCAAATTACCAGCCTGCCTCCTCTGTCAAg AAACCATCATGGTGGCCCTTTGAAATTTCTCCTGGTGTTCTAGCTTTTGCTATTGTTTGGCCATTTATTGCCCAGTGGTTGGTACATGTGTATCACCAAAGAAAGCGAAG
- the ACBD5 gene encoding acyl-CoA-binding domain-containing protein 5 isoform X1: MAETGSLHATRFEAAVKVIQSLPKNGSFQPTNEMMLKFYSFYKQATQGPCNIPRPGFWDPIGRYKWDAWSALGNMSKEEAMIAYVDEMKKILESMPMTDKVEELLQVIGPFYEIVEDKKNRGSDLTSVRMEKVSKYLEDLSNVMNSTPTIKAVNGKAESSDSGAESEEEGLHEEEEKEVQINGKDYKNVKPESAAAKDLEGIVSNGCYKDSFIPDMQNGIQTKSALNGLSPEEETNKMEPSLEIAQNAAHQGASEENTEEISAAQHLTSDSDSEIYCDSMEQLGLEEPLEIITSAKGSLKHSSHFLDVDHSPLLENMDLPRHTCMTYGNLQPGNTGEGVVEEQGEVKCGGEDGKAGNGGPHKEKKSGEKADFYSVRRGRGLRLQPLGDGSQGGQMGSGGDGERWGSDRGPQGSLNEQIAVVLMRLQEDMQNVLQRLHMLEAVAASQAKSATLQSNYQPASSVKKPSWWPFEISPGVLAFAIVWPFIAQWLVHVYHQRKRRKLN, translated from the exons ATGGCCGAGACTGGCTCTCTGCACGCCACCAGGTTCGAGGCGGCCGTGAAGGTGATCCAGAGCCTGCCCAAAAATG GTTCATTCCAGCCAACGAATGAAATGATGCTCAAGTTCTATAGCTTTTATAAGCAAGCAACCCAAGGACCTTGTAACATTCCTCGacctggattttgggatccaATTGGTAGATACAAATG GGATGCTTGGAGTGCCTTGGGAAACATGTCCAAAGAAGAAGCCATGATAGCCTATGTTGATGAAATGAAAAAG ATTCTTGAGAGTATGCCAATGACGGACAAAGTTGAAGAGTTACTCCAAGTAATAGGCCCATTCTATGAAATAGTAGAAGATAAAAAGAACAGAGGATCTGACCTAACATCAG TTCGAATGGAGAAAGTCTCTAAGTATTTGGAAG aCCTTAGTAATGTTATGAATTCCACTCCAACTATAAAAGCTGTaaatggaaaagctgaaagCAGCGATAGTGGAGCAGAATCAGAAGAAGAAGGGCTtcatgaagaggaagaaaaagaagtgcaGATAAATGGAAAAG attATAAGAATGTGAAACCTGAATCAGCAGCTGCTAAGGATTTGGAAGGCATTGTTAGTAATGGATGTTACAAGGACAGCTTTATCCCAGATATGCAGAATGGCATCCAGACCAAATCTGCTTTGAATGGCTTGAGCCcagaggaagaaacaaataaaatggaGCCAAGCCTAGAAATAGCTCAGAACGCTGCTCACCAAG GTGCAAGTGAAGAGAATACTGAAGAGatctcagcagctcagcacttAACCAGTGATTCAGACAGTGAAATTTATTGTGACTCTATGGAGCAGCTTGGACTAGAAGAG CCCTTGGAGATCATCACATCAGCTAAAGGATCTTTAAAGCATTCATCCCATTTCTTGGATGTAGATCACAGTCCTCTGTTAGAAAATATGGATTTGCCAAGGCACACTTGCATGACTTATGGGAATCTCCAACCTGGAAATACTGGAGAGGGAGTAGTTGAAGAACAAGGTGAAGTCAAATGTGGAGGAGAAGATGGCAAAGCCGGTAATGGGGGTCctcacaaggagaaaaaaagtggagaaaaagcagatttctaCAGTGTCAGAAGAGGGAGAG GGCTCAGACTTCAGCCTTTAGGAGACGGTTCCCAGGGTGGGCAGATGGGCAGTGGCGGGGATGGCGAGCGCTGGGGCTCCGACAGAGgcccccagggcagcctcaATGAGCAGATTGCAGTGGTGCTGATGCGGCTGCAGGAGGACATGCAGAATGTCCTGCAGAGGCTGCATATGCTGGAGGCTGTTGCAGCATCACAG GCAAAATCTGCAACACTACAGTCAAATTACCAGCCTGCCTCCTCTGTCAAg AAACCATCATGGTGGCCCTTTGAAATTTCTCCTGGTGTTCTAGCTTTTGCTATTGTTTGGCCATTTATTGCCCAGTGGTTGGTACATGTGTATCACCAAAGAAAGCGAAG